The genomic DNA TGGAATCGAGTCGAGGCGAGCTTTGACTAGCTTAAGCTTgcttattaaaaaatataattttttactGCCTTCTTATACACAAAACCTAGTTTCTTCATTGCTTGTAACAGTTATAAAACATTCCTATTACTATTTAAATACTATTACGTGAATAATTTGTTACCTGATTAAAAGATGATGTTTATAAAAGTAACTAGGCATCTATGTAAATGACTTGACATACACTACCATGAAGGCTTAGACCGAAGTCCATCTTTAAATATTAACCAGCCTGGTAACAAAATTGAATAGTCTTTTACCAGGAAAGATAAAACTTTCCACCATATCCTAATGACCTGATACGTAAGTTGCCCATAGTTACACATACCAGGGAAGATAAGATCTGGGTCCCAAACAGAGAAATTAAACTTGTCTCTTTCCCTGTTAAAAATTAATACTTCTTCACTTCTCTTCTTCTCCTCGAAGATAATGAATTCAGGAACATAGATAGAAGGAGGATCATTAATAGGTTCTACAAGTACTGGAACCTCTATATGGTTCATTCCATTTCTGTTCACAGTAGAGACTCGCATGACGTCGTCCCCATAGAAGTTCTCGTCTCTGTTTAATGGAACCAAAACGGTAAGTCATTCAACAAACTTATACTTATGAAAGTCAAACATGAGGTGAAAAGGAGGGGGGGGGGGTTAGTGCAACATTCTCACAAATATGTGAATGCATTAccttaagttctgaagagtaaAGTGTACAAAATTAAATTATATGCTGATATCCATGAAAATTTTGTCTACTTCCAAACTATAGATGATTAACACAAGAGCTAAATAATAAGAAAGTGAGAAGAAGATTGTCAAGCTTATACTTAAGGGTCACTAATAATTTATTAATGTTTCAAAGATTCAAGTTCTTGGATCGAACACTCAAGTGCCGATCGAAGATTCAATTGTACTTAAaacattttgaaatgaaggaaaACATTCAATAAATATTCAAGTTTATGCAGTCATAAACACCTTATAAGACCGATATTGCATAAACTTTTTACGGGCAGAAAATATTCAACATATTACCCAAAGTACTGAATGAACTGAAGGGCATAATTTATTACTTCCAGTCGACCCTCTAAAATTAATTCTTTGCCTTTCTCACCCCCTTTGCTCACAGAAAGTTCGGCCCACATTGGCTGCCAAAATTGCATCACCATAGGAGAGAGGTGTACTGTCCCAAATCGAGCACCAAGTCTAACAGATATATTCTCCACGGAATCTGAATAAATAATCTTAAGGCCAAGAAAACCACTGCAAATAACATAAATGAAACATTGCATTCACAAATATGTCTTTTTTAGTCAATTTACATACGTCTTTAcatcatatataattatataatttatataataccCGAATGTTGGGCTTATCATGTCTTCAGTTGCTTGCAGTAGACTTGGGACAGAAACAAACTGCGGCGGGATACTAAGGACAGATATATTAACGTATGCTGAAGCATGGTTTCCGTTTACATCAGATATTTCATACAAAAAAGAATCATTCCCATTGAATCCTTTATATGGTGTGTAGCGAAATAGATGTCCGTACTGTAGAAGTGAACCATGACCTGGCTGCCAATATAGAATATGTAACCCATAGCAAACTTTTGTGACAATAGTTAGCAGCTTAACCGAAGAACATTAATATCAAGAATAGCTGATATAGTACTCAATGGGAGTAAATGTGCATTGCGAAGATTCTACCTAAAGTATTATGTGAAAACATATTGGATGATTTAGAATGACAGACTGTGTGATTCCCCTAGGATCAGAATGCTACCTTGGTATATTGAGCAATACTTGCATTATTACCACCAAAATAGTCATTTTCGAGAGTGCTAAAGGCAATTGATTCGTCCTCCCAGACAGATACGAGGTCATTTTCAGCTTTTGGAAAGTACCCAACTGAACAACAGGTTGGCAATAATGTCAAACTTATGAAAGAAACAACAATAGGCAGAAAGTAACTATGTAAATAAGCAAAAAATACAGATTACAGAGGCATCGCTGACTTGCATCATATCTTCGTTCTTTAAAATAGTGGGCAATTGAGCATAAATGCCTCATACATACACCCAATTTTATGTACCAATTCTAAGGGGGGTAAAAGTTGAGATAACCAAACTGACTTCCTATTTAAACTGCCCCTGATTGAAACTCTTAACAGTAATCCAACATCTCTCAAACTCTATGCATAAGTAGTCTTTAAAACTCGAGGCATCCTACTTACTCTACTCATTTTCTAATATGAATTGTGAGATTTTTTTTCATGCACCATAGCTCCTACCCATGTAACCGTACTTGGGTATAGCAACATTGTGCTTCCTTCTACTTTGCTGGTTGCATATAACACGTATCTTCTGTTTTTTTGTCTCTTATGCTCTTCTTGATGCTTACTCATATTGCAGATGTAATGCAATGTTCCAAGACAACAAAACTCTCTATTTGTTAAAAAATTCACTTTGTATCCATCGAATATAACTTTACCAGTTTACTGGAAACGAAAAATGTTGTAATATAGAGTCTACGAGAATATTATCTTAGCTTATAGAAATAATGAAAAAAATGCAGACCCTGACAGAAAATCCTAATCAAATTGTAGCAGGTAACAAGATTTTAAACAACATTGAAGAGAAATTTATAGTTTTGCAGATTTCTTGCAGCACTCTTCTATATCCAGACAACATCTCTATGTCAGTGCTAGTAGTACTGGTCAAGTAAATAGAGAAAATGCTAAAACCCTCTGATCAAGAAAGGTGAAACTAAGCTTTCAGAAATTTTTGTTTAAGACGCTATATATTGAGCAGTAAATCCATGGATATATCAAATAAGCATCGGTATGTACATAACATATTATACAATAAAGAAATATAAATTCAGATGTCAAGAACGTAAATCAAGATATCAGAAGTTCTAAAGAAAcaaatttgcaaaaaaaaaaataCTTACCACTGTAAACTCTTACCCCAAATGGGCAAGGAAGAAAGTGCATTCCATTAAATGCAACACATATCTCGTAATTTCCAGTACCCTTTGGCATATAGAGCACAGTGTATGACCCATCGTTGTTATTGACAAATTCTGAAATTGATGGCTCGGATTTATTTGTTGAACTAACTTCTAGCTTTAGCTTTGATTGTTTAGTGACAACAGGATTAGAGAACGAATCCATAAGCTTCACTACAATTTCATTATTGACCAGCATAGGTACTGATGAAGCATATTTTACAACTCCTGAAATGGAAGTATTGACCTTCCCTGCAGGCACGagtataaatttaaaaattattaataagtAGGTAATAGTTTTAATGATCCTTATACAAAAAACAATACAGAATTCTACAGTAACCAGATATACAAAAGCAGCAGAATCAATAACCTGGTTTGGTTGTTAACAGATAAAGTTTTCATAAATAATTGTCAGCTATCTGGGACTGTCTGAAATATACAGTTAAGCACATTCTCCAAAACAAATCATCTTCAAAGAAATAGTTATGTCCTCCCTTTGCTTAAAATAGCGATTAATATAGACAAACAAACAACGAATGTATACCTCAATGTGCTTATTAATAGGACCCTCTTTAGACTTTTGCCACATGTTATGATGGTTAAATCACACGAATCATTTAGGTATTCTACTTTTAAGTAAGTTGACATTGCGCCTGACTTTCACTTGCTATAATATGCATAGCGTAAATTACAGACTGTACAATATACTTGATGTTAGGAGTGTAGTCTTTATCGAATCTAAATTTTTAAGCACGATAATCAATAAGCCATCAAAAAACTGAGGTTTTAGACAAAAGCAATGAAGAGGTATTacaataaatttaaaattttaacttgCGGAAAACAATTTTAAAGCAATCAAATGAAATTACAAAAGTATAGACACATAAAAATACCTGCATGTACTACCTTCTTGATTGGATATCCACTATTTAAATGAACATTTCCGCAGAAAAGATTTATATGATAAATCCCACTTTTTTCAGGCTTATAAATGATCTCGAATTCACTAGCTTTGACAGTCAAATTCCTGGAAGACTGAATGTAAACAATTCGGCATTAACATCTGTACTCCGTTTATAAGTGAAAAGAAAGAGGAAATAACTACACAAATAGGAAAATTCTCCCCTTACATTATTATCTGAATATACTGATGGAGCATAATCAGTCTTTGAAAAGGTATCCACGCTTATTTCTCCCATTACTGAACTACCTGCTTGATAGATACGTCTTTTGAACAATAACAAAGGAATATTTAGCAGAGGGAATATAGAAAATCTTTGTATTACATACCGTTGGTAAAGTCTTTAGGATATATGCTTGACCATACATATTGAGTATCATTCTCTCGCAAAATTTGAAACTGAATCCTTTCTAGCTCAATAGGAGAAGGATACTGATAAGCATCTCTTAGAAAAACAGATACCTTTGAAACTTCACCGGCAACAGTATCATTCAAACCAGACCCGTTGATAATACTGTCGGATCCACTGCAGTAACCTTAATAATTCATACATGAGGTTAAAGTAGAAAATACTCAAATGTTATAATTTTATACATCTAGAATGCAAGGGAAATCCTCATAGACTCTTAAAATTTAATATCATCATGGTCACTCTAAACATATTCTAGTTATGGGAAAGTGAGAGTCAGCAAACGTAAGGGTAACCAGGCATGAAATATGAATCCATGATAATATATTTATAACTGATATTTATTTAAAACTCGTTTGTGAGTTTGTGTACGTACAAGTACAATTGCAGCGAGTTTTTTATGAAATACTCAATGCCTGCACCGTGCAAGGCTTTCTGAAACTTAGGAGCACAAAGCAACCCACCTAGATAGAGAGAAAGTATAAACACTGAAATCATATTTATTAGATATAAGGTGCATCCGTTTGATAGTTCAGCTTGTTTCAGTTATCAATATATACTAATTAACCTCAAATACTGATGCATCTAAATTGATACTGTAACAGCCAATAATTTTGCAAAGAGAAGGTAAAAACAATGACAAGACTTCATCATGAGCATGTGATGGCAAATTTTCAAAGTAGCAAAAGTTGCATAAGATAAGAACGCACCTACATATACAGTAAAATCATACGGCACTTGGGATATGAGGTTTGTCTGCTCCTTATCAGTGATCAGGAGTGTGAAGTTCCCTGGTTCAGCTAAGCTGAAAGAACACAACTGAATACCTGGCACCAGCTCTGAAAAGCGCAGATCAGCCACAGGCATGGATAAATTTGTTCCCTTTTCAATAATTTCAATGTCAAACGAATACAATCCAGAAACAAGGTTTCCATATTTATCTCGCTGATGTATCTGAGTTTCCATAGTTGAAAAAAGCTGGAAAAATTTTGTTGCAGCCTTCCATTGAGGCAAGCAACTGGGAACATCCAACACTCCTGCCCAGTAATcgtttttatattaatttatttcgTAGAATActagatttatttaaataaactcaAAGACTACAACAGTACCAaagttaatatatataaatactaACTGTAGGAAAGAATATATTTTGATAGTCATTAACTAACCTGGAATCACATTGAACATTAAAGGAGATCCTATCAAGGTTTGATTCGCTTCCTCGACATTAAGGAAGTGGCTTCCAGCGGTTATGGGAATAAACTCAATCTGGACGTACCCATATTCATTCCAACCTTTATTGGTTACATTGAGAAGACTCGCAACAGATCCATTGATAGAAGAAACAGACAGATTAAAAGAAGAAACATCGGTTCCTTCACTACTTGCAGTGACATTATTCCCAAATGCATCTTTAGGAAGTATCAGAATTGTAGCCAACGCCCCGGCAACAAATTCATTCGTCTGGCCCTTCCATGAGACGACTCCAGCAGATGGATACAATCTCCCTAAAATTGAAACTTTTCATTACTATTAAATCAAATTAGCTGGACACATAATAAAAAGTGATGCAAGGGGATATGATGTGAGGGGATATGTAGTAGATCAAATGTGTATGTGCTTTAGGAATCAAGAACTGAATAATTTCTACTCCTACATGAGAAACCCGAGTTAGTAAACAAATAGTATTTGTAAAATGTTTCATAGGTTGGGTCTTGTTCCATAACAGTTATACCATTACCACTTTTGTTATCTTGTAACTTCTGACCTCAGATACCAACATTGCCCCTTCAAATGCATTTCAATTTTCATGTATGTACATCACCTAAAGAAAAGATTCTAATCTCTTCTCATGATACGCTACTGAGGCAACTATTCGTAAAAGGCTGAATAACAAGAGCTCTATGTATCCACCAAGGCACAATTATGCATTCTAGAATAAACTTTCTAAAAATTCAGCAGTTTAGTTAATTTAATGATAAGCCACATTTAGTAACAAATCAAAGCATTATTAATATTCATCATACTAGCCATGTCGCAAACAGCATACATAATTCGCATCAATAAAACAAAATGCAACACGTAATACAATTAAAACTACAGAACATCACAAAATTAAAACTCCAGGAAAAAAGAAGCAAAAACAAACCTGGATTGACATGAAAATGCAGAGAGGAATCGAAGACACGGAAATTGTCATCGACAATAAGCACATTAAGCAGTCCAACCATAATAGGAACAAAAGTAATAGTCCAAGTACTAACATCCCCGCCAAAATTACACGTAACACCCGAAATCAAAGAACTATTCCCCATCTTATTATTAACAGTGACATTAGGATTAAAAGTATGATTGATTTTACGATGATCATAGTCTCCGAGTACAATAACCTGAATGGTAGCAATATCACCAGCAACAAACGTGTCATTGTCATTCAACCAACCGAAAGCGAAAGCGAGACTAGGAATATTATCATCTGCAATTAAAAAATGAGAGAAATAAGTAACAACAAGTGGTGTAAGAAAGTAGTTATAAGGATGAGGGTATGTATACCTGATGTTGAGATTTGGGGAGTCATTGAGGGGATGAAAGAAAGAGAGACAAGAGCGATGATGATGAGTACGATTGGGAAAGGTGTGTTCAGAGGTGCCATTTTTTTATGTAATTTTCAAAGTGTGTTTATGTGCGCGCGAAACTCAAATGTGTACAAGTAGTTTATGTATCAGTTAACAACGTGGGGGACTGGGGAAGGGCCGCGTACGACGTAGTTTATGTAAGCAGTTTATGTACTTCCGGGTTTAGGGTTGTGTTTGATTTTGCCCTTAGGTATGTGCCCGTTAGGGTGTAAGCGGTTCAGATCGGATCGATTTTGGGGTAAAAGTTGAGTCAAACCGCGAAAAGCGGTTTTAGAAAATTATCATCTGCAACCGCATTTACGgttgcggttaaccgcgtcaattgcggttgttgttcaaccacttattttaaaataattaataatttgcaaaaaaataaattcggaaaattaataaattcaagtttaaagtacgtgataaatttacattcaaaaataaaatacaaactagTGCTTTGTGTGGAgcaaaaatattaaaaacatacaaaaatatggaggcgagagaaaagaaaaagaaaatgatgaaaaaaattacatgttgattacattttccatttgtttggttatatatcttataatgattATAATGATTGTGAATCTTATGAACGAAATCCTAACATTAATCTAAGATTAGTTAATAAATctgtatacttattaatttatatgataaaACTACAATTTTGGagatatattttattataaatatatattgcGATTTGCGgttttcaagaatttaaaaccgcatccaaaccgcgaatgagcggtttttaaaatttaaatccacaacCAATCTGCATTTCGCAATTATCCGCAAAGTGCAGTTCAGTTGCGAGCGGTTGGATGCGGTTGAACAGTTCGTCTGTACACCCCTAGTGCCCGTAGACCATGATTGTAAAAATCGGTAATTGTTACTAATCGGTTTAGGTACTGATTAGGGGTTAATCGGCAAATCGGAAGTTAATCGAAGAGATTAATTGGAGGGATCGGAACAAAAATCggatataattaaatattttaataatatttacattatttttatgaaatatataattcaaaaataatttataaatattaatcggatttcaaaaaataAATCGGCGAAATATTTTTTAAGGATTGATCGGGAATTAATTagggatttttttaaaaatcgggaATTTTTAGAACACTGACGTCAACTGCTAATTTTGttagaaattttattttattttaggtTGTAATGAGATAAAATCTTTTTGGTCTAATTAACATTGAAAATGAAATTATATCAATGAATGGTCAACTGTGTTTTTATTATTGTACTTAAATATTCGTTAAAAATATGTTATAATTTAGATAAATAAACTCAtcattatttttatgttggtttacTTCTCTCTTTTTTTGGCAAATAAAACAGGAAgaacaaaaaaaaaattctgtcgttttaatattaaatatactGTCTTTGGGTCTATGGGctaaactcagaaaaatgaacTTGAAAAATTTTATATACTTACATTTTTTCCTTAAAATTAAGTActtatcttttataaaaaaatataagcCAAACCAACTTGAAATATTTTTTTGATTATCAACTCGAAATATATACTAAATAAGTTTTTAAATATTCGTATCATTGCTTAAAAGTCCATCTAAATGCTGTAAAAAAAACCATCCAACGGATGAAAGGAGTATTTTCAACATTATTAAATGTCCGACTACACAAAAAAAATGGGCCCATAACCCATGACAAAAAACATGACATTAACTGGGCCGGGACTGAAATTGGGCAAAATTGCTTGTTTTTCAAATTTGCTTAGAAATGCCAAAGTCGAACTTGTGATTACATTTTGTTACACAAAAGCTACATAAAAGTCGAAATTTGAAATAAAGCTATTCATTAAAGTGATTCGAAAAAGGTGATCATCAGCCCGCTTAAATTAACAAAACCTGTATTCGAATTTGCTGAAAATAATAAATATTGATAAGTGAGATGTAAAAAAAAATGGGCACAACCAACTTTTCTTTTTCTCCTCAAGTTAAATAGAGTATCTTCGACGCTTTGAAAATACACCAAtagggggtgaataggtgattatgactaattaggattacttttaaatttaaCCCGATAATAGTTTAGTGAGATTTTATCAACCGAACTATgatctgacaatgatagtaagctgagatgactaaatgcagtgcagaaaataatgtgcagaAAAGTAAATAGAatacacaagaattttagccagattcgacccctaagcccctatggtctacgtcctggtcccttaccaacttggtaagagaatatattattgatcaatgaaagttacaactacaagatacaacaatatatctccctttatctcagctgtgataatggcttgctgaaaccctgtttaagaacctgctctctaagtactatactaccccgtagtacaaactcctctagcaagtaccactaaacccttgtttcccttggccaactatccagcaactaatcaatacaaatcaaatgataaagtgattacaactcaaactatagactctctaagataaacacgtgtatataattaagagctcgagagtattttgaaatcaataaagTTCAGGAGTTGTGTGTTCTTGTTTGCAATTGGTTCATTCTTTAAAAACTGCAAGAACCAATATATATAACCATACATTAACGTCTGAAaacagcctcaacaaattacaacggctagaatccaattctaccgtgtaagatcATTGGGATGGTTTTCCAACGTTCATGtatacgttagatagaagagaaacaaAGATGTCCAACGatcagaaaatatctcttctattttgtagagtataaaacgtttgtagaagatagagtttgaaagagaaacaaactcctattctttaggaaatcaatttgaatagGTAAAAACGTTTTATAATTGAGCTCTATACATATAATGCACgtatattatattagagaagtccttacaactgatatataagaagatcctataatatctccatgaaattcgacttccttgttgaatctggactgtgtATCTTGGCTTGTTGTTATTCTGACACTGTTGATCATAGTTTGCTGAGATACAATATTGTCTTATAACAGCTTGCTacaatctcttctatatataataggagaacaagggGATAATTagtgagattaaaaagtctcattgaaaagactaaactacccctgtttttaatttttatataaaaaatgtgCTTTGTGTGAATCGAACTCGAGATATTTCATTCACCTGTACAACCTCATACCACTagtgagattaaaaagtctcattgaaaagactaaactatccctgtttttattttttatataaaaaatgttctttgtgggaatcgaactcgGGATATTTCATTCACTTATACAACCTCGTACCACTACACCATAATGTCACATATGCTTTTTAtaatacacataatatgtaagtgtgctaaatgaatattttatttaactttaaagatagttacttgaattccgcaaaaaaatatagttacttgaatatttgtatagttagttttaaagaattaaattccggatacaaaattagacatattacataaatgaattattatcttatttattaatcttttttagtttgaaaatgtatctcatatatttttaacatattttattattataaaaagtaattaaaatgtacatacataatttttaaagaaaatattgaaaatagaaacgtttatatataaataatctataatGGTATTACTTATTTAGAtgagttcgaattataatgagtcaaaacattttaattttatttcgaatttgaaatcagaacttgactcattcttcaaaaaatactcgaaatttgactacatgacccggccgaaaaacatcgtcacattatacgtttagtaaatttaaattacaagttcggcgagaatatcttaccaagaatatgaaattttttaatttcttattttaatataaattaatatgtTTGATGTGTTTAtaagatcaagtcaattgattatttatattaaaattattaacttcactggtag from Apium graveolens cultivar Ventura chromosome 5, ASM990537v1, whole genome shotgun sequence includes the following:
- the LOC141661874 gene encoding protein GAMETE EXPRESSED 2, which gives rise to MGNSSLISGVTCNFGGDVSTWTITFVPIMVGLLNVLIVDDNFRVFDSSLHFHVNPGRLYPSAGVVSWKGQTNEFVAGALATILILPKDAFGNNVTASSEGTDVSSFNLSVSSINGSVASLLNVTNKGWNEYGYVQIEFIPITAGSHFLNVEEANQTLIGSPLMFNVIPGVLDVPSCLPQWKAATKFFQLFSTMETQIHQRDKYGNLVSGLYSFDIEIIEKGTNLSMPVADLRFSELVPGIQLCSFSLAEPGNFTLLITDKEQTNLISQVPYDFTVYVGYCSGSDSIINGSGLNDTVAGEVSKVSVFLRDAYQYPSPIELERIQFQILRENDTQYVWSSIYPKDFTNGSSVMGEISVDTFSKTDYAPSVYSDNNSSRNLTVKASEFEIIYKPEKSGIYHINLFCGNVHLNSGYPIKKVVHAGKVNTSISGVVKYASSVPMLVNNEIVVKLMDSFSNPVVTKQSKLKLEVSSTNKSEPSISEFVNNNDGSYTVLYMPKGTGNYEICVAFNGMHFLPCPFGVRVYSVGYFPKAENDLVSVWEDESIAFSTLENDYFGGNNASIAQYTKPGHGSLLQYGHLFRYTPYKGFNGNDSFLYEISDVNGNHASAYVNISVLSIPPQFVSVPSLLQATEDMISPTFGGFLGLKIIYSDSVENISVRLGARFGTVHLSPMVMQFWQPMWAELSVSKGGEKGKELILEGRLEVINYALQFIQYFGDENFYGDDVMRVSTVNRNGMNHIEVPVLVEPINDPPSIYVPEFIIFEEKKRSEEVLIFNRERDKFNFSVWDPDLIFPGNDTHVLVMFSVEVNSGSISTNLPAELIVTTELKLISSYQWQPLQTFVTISKHFKVKAKGIRFRGTVHECNSVLQQLSYHGGDHDDVLKITINDMGKYGCFPDCSEMMSKPLFAEAIIKLRRGRLMNSVVAHSLASAIVFEFIALFSLGMVLMLFTCKCALVLVFERKGRQNEEVQNVELSDVQHTSN